From the Mesorhizobium koreense genome, the window GCCGCTCGTCGGGCCGCCAAGCGATTTCGTTGCCGCCGAACGCCGCAACCGGTCGCTCTTCTTCGGCATGATCCGTGAATACAAGAACGTGGAACGGCTGGTTGCCGAGGCGCGCAAGGTTGAGCTCACGCCATTCTCGCTGACCGTCACCGGCGTGTGCCAGGACGAGGATCTGGAGGACAGGATTCGCATCGCGGCGGGCGAGGATATGCGGATCGACCTCGATATCCGAAACGGCTTCGTGCCCGACGGGGAACTGGAGCGCACAATCGACGCGCATGACGCGGTGGTGCTGCCCTACCGGAACATCCTGAACAGCGGCGTGGCGCTGCACGCACTGGGGCGCAACAAGCCGATCCTGGCACCCCGGATCGGCAGCCTGCCGGAACTGCAGCAGGAGTTGGGCGAGGAATGGGTGCATCTCTTCGACGGCGAGATAACAGCGGATCATATCACCCGTTTTCTCGCCTCGCTCGATGCCTGCACGTCGGGCGCTCCGGACCTTTCCGCCTATGAATGGCAGCGCGTCGGGAACGACGTGACCGGTTTCCTGCGATCGCTGGAGTAGCCTCTCAGCGATTCCAAAGGTCGTAAGGGAAGCTTGCTTTCAGGCGGGCGGTGTCGAACCGGATCGGATCGAATGGGCTTGCGCGCACCGCCTCCTCTCGGGATCGGGTGACGCGCAGCCCGGAACGACCAACGCCGAGGATATAGTCCTCATATTTGAAAAGGTTCTCCTCCTCCGACAGGCGCAGATAGGTGCACGGCACGCCGAAGGCATCCGCTACCACCAGTCCGTGTAGGGAGGTCGAGATGACGTGGCGCGCCCTCGATATCCGGCGCACGACCGACCACCACGGATCGAGTGGCGAAACCACGTTCTCCCAGCCCTCCATGGCGGGAAGATCGTGCAAATTTGGAACGAAGGCGACCGGATCGGCCTGCCCGGCTAGACGAGGAAAGCGGGACGGGAGCAACTCCGCGATCAGGATCGCAGGATCGCCGAAGATCTCAGGTGCCTCGATCCCCCGTTGGAGAAGGAAATCGCGGGTCAGCGGGCCGCGAACCGCGCGTATATCGAGTTGGCTGAAGGTATGGCGTTCGACCGGCACCTTGCCGTTCACGCCAGAGCCCCAGATAACGTCACCGTCGCGCGCGAAATGCAGGATGGAACCAACCGCCAGCAAGCGGATCGGAGTAGGCCGCTCCTCGCCGAGGAAGCAATCGGCGTCGGCAGCCATCTTGGTCACGATCACTGAAGAGAGATAGTCCCCGAAATTCACGCCGGCCGGCGACCGCCACCAGAACAACTCTATTCCGTGGGGCCGGTGTCCGGGTGTATGTCCAGCGGGCGGTCGGCTATCGGAACGCGCCAGATTGCCCACCGTGCGGATGAGTTCACGCATGCGCACAGAGCCTGTGAGCATCGAATTCATCGTGCTGTTCCAGCGGGGCCGAACGATCCAGCCATTCATGCGGCCTTTCCGAAAAATTCCCGCCGCGCCGAGT encodes:
- a CDS encoding polysaccharide pyruvyl transferase family protein, coding for MNSMLTGSVRMRELIRTVGNLARSDSRPPAGHTPGHRPHGIELFWWRSPAGVNFGDYLSSVIVTKMAADADCFLGEERPTPIRLLAVGSILHFARDGDVIWGSGVNGKVPVERHTFSQLDIRAVRGPLTRDFLLQRGIEAPEIFGDPAILIAELLPSRFPRLAGQADPVAFVPNLHDLPAMEGWENVVSPLDPWWSVVRRISRARHVISTSLHGLVVADAFGVPCTYLRLSEEENLFKYEDYILGVGRSGLRVTRSREEAVRASPFDPIRFDTARLKASFPYDLWNR